In Rouxiella sp. WC2420, the following proteins share a genomic window:
- a CDS encoding GNAT family N-acetyltransferase, producing the protein MEKYQLQMTDIIDEETRNIIGEGLDEFNVDTAGLQDRQALAIVVKDPETGKVLGGMLGRSSLGLLFLELFYLPEELRGSGLGSEMLRQFEQEGIRRGCSAAVLYTLSFQAPDFYAKYGWKRFGEVPCLPAGSSRVFMSKLLITQ; encoded by the coding sequence ATGGAAAAGTATCAGCTGCAAATGACCGATATCATTGATGAAGAAACGAGAAATATCATTGGAGAAGGACTCGACGAATTCAATGTGGATACTGCCGGGCTCCAGGATCGACAAGCATTAGCCATCGTAGTTAAAGACCCCGAGACAGGAAAAGTGCTGGGCGGCATGCTTGGACGCTCTTCCCTCGGCCTGCTATTTCTCGAACTGTTTTACTTACCTGAAGAGCTGAGAGGTTCTGGTTTAGGTTCCGAAATGCTGCGCCAGTTTGAACAGGAAGGGATAAGACGCGGATGCTCCGCTGCAGTACTTTATACCTTGAGCTTTCAGGCACCTGATTTTTATGCCAAATATGGCTGGAAGCGTTTTGGCGAGGTTCCATGTTTGCCAGCAGGTAGCAGTAGAGTGTTTATGAGCAAACTCTTAATTACACAATAA